A window of Paenibacillus sp. 19GGS1-52 contains these coding sequences:
- the rnmV gene encoding ribonuclease M5 produces the protein MIKELIVVEGKSDTVAIKRAVQADTIETGGSAVDRTVIAKITLAMERRGVIILTDPDHAGERIRKIVSAKVPGCKHAFIPEKDATRKGDIGVENASPEAIRHALENVHTSFEGAPILIGIEDLMEAGMLVNSNAAERRMALGDLLGIGYCNGKQLYKRLAMFGITREEFACALAQIDLGGSTS, from the coding sequence ATGATTAAGGAATTAATTGTCGTGGAAGGAAAAAGCGACACTGTAGCTATCAAACGGGCAGTACAGGCAGATACGATTGAGACCGGCGGGTCAGCTGTAGATCGTACCGTAATTGCTAAAATTACGCTCGCAATGGAGCGCAGGGGCGTTATTATATTAACCGACCCCGATCATGCCGGAGAGCGGATTCGCAAGATTGTTTCTGCAAAGGTACCTGGCTGTAAGCACGCCTTCATTCCGGAGAAGGATGCAACTCGTAAAGGAGATATCGGGGTAGAGAACGCATCACCTGAGGCTATACGCCATGCGCTGGAGAATGTTCATACTTCGTTTGAAGGTGCTCCAATTCTTATTGGGATAGAAGATCTTATGGAGGCAGGGATGCTTGTAAACTCCAATGCGGCTGAGAGACGTATGGCACTTGGGGATTTGCTAGGAATTGGATATTGCAACGGCAAACAGCTGTACAAACGGCTGGCGATGTTTGGAATCACGCGGGAGGAATTTGCTTGCGCTCTCGCACAAATTGATTTGGGAGGCAGTACTTCATGA
- the rsmA gene encoding 16S rRNA (adenine(1518)-N(6)/adenine(1519)-N(6))-dimethyltransferase RsmA — translation MSVKEDISSPRRTKEIIQRYKFSFKKSLGQNFLIDQNVLDKIVDAAELNEGTGVLEIGPGIGSLTEQLARAAGVVTAVEIDRRLVPILRDVLSPYPNVKVRIDDVLKVNLQELFTEDFATVDKVSVVANLPYYVTTPILMKLLEEKLPLDNIVVMIQKEVAERMAASPGGKEYGSLSIAVQYYSDPELVCIVPRTAFIPEPNVDSAVIRLKVRELPPVEVADEKHFFEVVHACFTQRRKTIANNLKARYFPEEGRERLEALLAEAGIEPSRRGETLSLEEYARLSTVLLAAGIA, via the coding sequence ATGAGTGTCAAAGAGGATATTTCATCGCCAAGACGTACAAAAGAAATTATTCAGCGTTACAAGTTTTCGTTCAAAAAAAGTTTAGGACAGAATTTTTTAATTGATCAAAACGTTTTGGACAAAATTGTAGATGCTGCAGAATTAAATGAGGGTACGGGGGTACTTGAGATCGGTCCAGGTATTGGCTCTTTGACTGAGCAATTGGCTAGAGCTGCAGGTGTGGTAACCGCGGTGGAGATAGATCGGCGTTTAGTCCCTATCTTACGTGATGTATTATCACCCTATCCAAATGTAAAGGTTCGTATTGACGATGTACTTAAAGTGAATCTGCAAGAGCTATTTACAGAGGACTTTGCCACCGTGGATAAAGTCAGTGTTGTGGCCAATTTGCCTTACTATGTGACAACACCTATCCTCATGAAGCTGCTGGAGGAGAAACTGCCACTCGACAACATCGTTGTCATGATTCAGAAGGAAGTTGCTGAACGTATGGCAGCATCTCCAGGCGGCAAAGAGTACGGTAGCCTGAGCATCGCCGTGCAATACTATAGCGACCCTGAACTTGTCTGCATAGTGCCACGTACTGCATTCATTCCTGAGCCAAATGTAGATTCCGCAGTAATCCGTCTGAAGGTACGGGAACTTCCACCGGTGGAGGTAGCGGATGAGAAGCACTTTTTTGAAGTGGTACATGCCTGCTTCACTCAGCGCCGCAAGACGATCGCCAACAATCTAAAAGCCCGTTACTTCCCAGAGGAAGGACGAGAACGTCTGGAGGCTTTGCTGGCTGAAGCAGGGATCGAACCCTCCCGTCGAGGAGAGACTCTGAGTCTTGAAGAGTACGCCAGATTAAGCACTGTGCTGCTGGCTGCAGGTATAGCGTAA